The Glycine soja cultivar W05 chromosome 3, ASM419377v2, whole genome shotgun sequence genome window below encodes:
- the LOC114407276 gene encoding RING-H2 finger protein ATL70-like, which yields MSSNTTVNSPGFLGSSNISGYSYGIGISIGILLLIITITLTSYFCTRSQVSFAPATRNRRRTPNVLEPQHSIVDVSLDEATILSYPTLLYSEAKLKKSDSTATCCSICLADYKGTDMLRMLPDCGHQFHLKCIDPWLRLHPTCPVCRTSPIPTPLSTPLAEVVPLASRQDS from the coding sequence ATGAGTAGCAACACAACAGTTAATTCCCCTGGATTCCTTGGCTCAAGCAACATCAGTGGCTATAGCTATGGCATAGGAATTTCCATTGGAATTCTCTTGCTCATTATAACCATCACTTTAACTTCCTACTTCTGCACCAGATCACAGGTGTCATTTGCTCCAGCCACTAGGAATAGGAGACGCACCCCAAATGTCCTTGAACCACAGCACTCTATAGTTGATGTAAGTTTAGATGAAGCCACAATTCTGAGTTATCCAACCCTTTTGTACTCTGAAGCCAAGCTCAAGAAATCTGATTCCACTGCTACATGTTGCTCCATATGTCTGGCAGATTACAAGGGTACGGATATGCTTCGGATGCTACCAGATTGTGGGCACCAATTCCACCTCAAGTGCATAGATCCATGGTTGAGGTTGCATCCTACTTGTCCAGTTTGCAGAACTTCTCCGATTCCAACACCACTCTCAACTCCTCTTGCTGAAGTGGTTCCTTTAGCTAGCAGACAGGATTCATAG
- the LOC114407278 gene encoding uncharacterized protein At5g39865-like, with the protein MPSNFLDLQNTKGITVRGRFVRKLKLVPTITNLKKQGLVLQKKFPTPYDDYKGNNLSELVVEDDNHFEEEETTVGSKKITEVAEEKLVGTKMPSCNNNNEYPSLSDFKELCPPGGSNHSIILYTTSLRGIRKTFQECNTIRFLLRSFKIMYHERDVSLHLEFREELWKILGGKVIPPKLFIKGRYIGGADEVVGLHEMGWLGKFLEGTPTHSSDSPCSGCANMRFAICSNCCGSCKVFTDNNDDCFVRCSQCNENGLVKCPVCC; encoded by the coding sequence ATGCCATCCAATTTTCTAGACCTACAAAACACAAAAGGAATAACGGTGAGAGGAAGGTTTGTGAGAAAACTAAAACTCGTCCCAACCATAACCAACTTGAAGAAACAAGGCCTAGTTCTTCAAAAAAAGTTCCCAACCCCATATGATGACTACAAAGGAAACAACCTGTCGGAGCTAGTAGTTGAGGATGATAATCATTTTGAGGAGGAAGAAACCACCGTAGGGTCCAAAAAGATCACAGAAGTCGCAGAAGAAAAGTTAGTGGGAACTAAAATGCCATCATGcaacaataataatgaataCCCATCTCTCAGTGATTTCAAAGAGTTATGTCCACCAGGGGGGAGTAACCATTCAATCATTCTCTACACAACAAGCTTGAGAGGGATAAGGAAAACCTTTCAGGAATGTAACACGATCCGTTTCTTGTTGAGGAGCTTCAAGATAATGTATCATGAGAGGGATGTGTCTCTTCACTTGGAGTTCAGAGAGGAGTTGTGGAAAATCTTGGGAGGGAAAGTGATTCCTCCAAAGCTTTTCATCAAGGGAAGGTACATTGGAGGAGCTGATGAAGTGGTTGGGTTGCATGAGATGGGGTGGCTTGGGAAGTTTCTTGAAGGAACACCAACTCACTCAAGTGATTCTCCATGTTCTGGCTGCGCCAACATGAGATTCGCTATTTGTTCCAACTGTTGTGGAAGTTGCAAAGTGTTCACTGACAACAACGATGATTGCTTCGTTAGATGTTCTCAGTGCAACGAGAACGGCCTTGTCAAATGCCCCGTTTGCTGCTAG